The window AAAATGAAATAAATTGGATCTTGTAAATTTGGCATACCCCATGCCCGGATGGCATTCCCTTCTAGATTTATGTCCAGGCGGGAGGGGCGCGTTAAATTGTTGTTGACATTTGGCGGTAAGTATAATAGTATATCAATAGAAGCGAACAACTGTTCGGAAGATTAAGAAGGAGATTGTAAGGCTATGGCAAACGGAAATGAAGAGAAGAAAAAAGCGCTGGATGCAGCGATTGCAAAATTAGAGAAAGACTTTGGAAAAGGAACTGTGATGAAGCTTGGGGAGTCCGGGGCCCATGTATCCGTGGAGACCGTACCTACAGGATGTTTAAGCCTGGATCTGGCACTGGGGTTGGGCGGCGTGCCGAAGGGCCGCGTCATTGAGGTGTATGGGCCAGAATCCAGTGGTAAGACCACAGTGGCATTACATATGATAGCAGAAGTACAGAAGCGGGGCGGCATTGCGGGGTTTGTGGACGCAGAACATGCATTGGACCCGGTATATGCGAAGAACATAGGGGTAGATATCGACGAACTATATATTTCCCAGCCAGACAGCGGGGACCAGGCTCTTGAGATTGCAGAGACAATGGTGCGCTCAGGCGCCATTGATATTATTGTCATCGACTCCGTGGCGGCCCTTGTGCCGCGGCAGGAGATTGAAGGGGATATGGGGGACAGCCATGTGGGGCTGCAGGCAAGGCTGATGTCCCAGGCTTTGAGAAAGCTGACTCCGGTGATCAGTAAGTCTAACTGTATTGTCATCTTTATTAACCAGCTCAGAGAAAAAGTGGGGGTAATGTTCGGGAATCCGGAGACGACCACGGGAGGCAGGGCATTGAAGTTTTATGCATCCGTCCGCATGGACGTGCGCAGGATTGAGACTTTGAAGCAAAGCGGCGAGATGGTGGGAAACCGTACCCGCATTAAGGTAGTAAAGAATAAGATTGCACCGCCGTTCAAGGAGGCAGAGTTCGACATTATGTTTGGCAAGGGTATCTCAAAAGAAGGAGATATTCTGGACTTGGCAGCAGGCCTTGATATTGTGAAGAAAAGCGGCGCATGGTATGCGTATGAGGGCAACAAGATCGGGCAGGGGCGCGAGAATGCCAAGGCATATCTGATAGAGCATCCTGAACTGACAGAAGAGCTAGACCGCAAGGTACGCGCCCATTACCAGCCGGACGACTCACAAGGTGAGGCGGCAGAGGACTTAAGACTGACCCCCAAGGAAAAGAAAGGGGCAGAACCAAAGGATGCCAAGGCAGGCAAAAAATCGGAAGAGGAAGCTTGACATGATTGTGACGAAACTGGAAGCTGCGGCAAAGACAAAGTATAAAGTATTTCTTGACCATCAGTTCGCCTTTGTATTATACAAGGGCGAACTTGCCCGTTATGGGATCTGTGAGGGTGCGGAGATAGAGGAGGGGCAGGCGCAGGAGATTCTTTCCACGGTCATCCAAAAGAGGGCCAGGCTCAGGGCCATGCACCTTCTGGAGGCCATGGACCGGACGGAGGAAGGGCTTAGGGAGAAGTTAAGGCAGGGCCTGTATCCTGCCGAGGCAGTGGAGGGAGCAATCGAATACGTCAAGTCTTTCGGATATATTGACGATTATAGATATGCTGTCAATTTTATAGAGGGCAGAAAGAGCTCAAAAAGCAGGCGTGAGATATACGCAAAGTTGTGCGGCAGGGGCGTGCCCTCTGAGACAATTGAGCGTGCCTTCAAAGAGTGCATGGGGGAGGGCCAGGAGGCAGAGGCGATACGGGAAATTGTAAGGAAAAAGAGGATGGATCTGTCAAAGTCGACAGAAGAAGAATTACGGAAATTCATGGGATATTTATCGCGAAAAGGCTTTCATTATGACGATATCCGTCAAGTGATACAAATTCATAATGAGAATGCTTGACATAGTTGTGAAAACAGTATAAAATTTAACTGTTGTATTTAAACATACCCAAAAGGGCATCCCATAATTTATGCCCCGCCGGGCGGTACTGCAGATAAATCTGCATAGGGGGCGTACCCAGATATACGCCTTGTATCCACACCTGCCGGACGGCTTTGCATAAGACCATGGGATAATGTATAAATGTACAATGAAAATTAAATAAGGAGGTGCTCCTGTGCCGACAATGATAAGTATTGTTATTGCTGTAGCCCTCGCGCTGATAGTTGGCGTTATCACCCGTCTTTTGACGATTTCCAGCCTGAAGAATAATGCAGAGTCCAAGATTGGCAATGCAGAAGCTAAGGCGAGAGAGATAATTGATGATGCTGTAAAGACTGCTGAGACAACGAAGAAGGAAGCTCTTTTAGAGGTGAAGGAAGAGTCTATCCGGACGAAGAATGACCTTGAGAAAGAGACGAAAGAAAGAAGAAATGAGCTGCAGCGCTATGAGAAAAGAGTGCTTGCAAAGGAAGAGGCCGTTGACAAGCGGTCCGAGGCCATTGAACAGCGGGAAGTTAAATTTACAGCTAAGGAAGAGCAGCTAAAGCAGCGCGAAGCGAAAGTAGATGAACTTAGTCAGAAAAGAGTACAGGAACTAGAGAGAATCTCAGGACTTACCTCCGAACAGGCAAAAGAATATCTGTTGAAAACTGTTGAAGATGATGTGAAGCATGACACGGCCAAGATGGTGAGAGAGCTGGAGACACAGGCGAAGGAAGAGGCGGACAAGAAGGCAAAAGAGTATGTCGTCAATGCCATCCAGAGATGTGCAGCGGACCATGTGGCTGAGACTACAATTTCTGTTGTGCAGCTTCCAAGTGATGAGATGAAAGGAAGAATTATCGGCAGGGAGGGGCGCAATATCCGTACCCTCGAAACGCTGACAGGCGTTGAGCTGATTATCGACGATACTCCTGAGGCGGTGGTATTGTCGGGATTTGACCCCATCAGGAGAGAGGTTGCAAGGATTGCCCTTGAAAGGCTGATTGTGGATGGGCGTATCCATCCTGCAAGAATTGAGGAGATGGTAGAGAAGGCCCAAAAAGAAGTCGATGTGATGATAAGGGAAGAAGGAGAGGCTGCGGCGCTGGAAGTCGGCGTGCCGGGAATCCATCCAGAGCTGATACGTCTGTTGGGACGTATGAGGTTCAGGACAAGCTATGGGCAGAATGCATTGAAGCATTCTATTGAAGTGGCCCAGCTGTCAGGGCTTCTGGCCGGAGAGATCGGCCTGGATGTCAGGATGGCCAAACGTGCAGGGCTTCTGCATGATGTGGGAAAATCTATTGACCATGACGTGGAAGGATCCCATATTCAGATTGGTTCAGATCTCTGCAGAAAGTACAAGGAATCTGCTACTGTCATCAATGCAGTAGAATCCCATCACGGAGACGTGGAGCCTCAGACACTGATAGCATGTGTAGTCCAGGCGGCCGATACTATTTCTGCTGCCAGGCCGGGGGCCAGAAGAGAGACAATTGAAACATATACAAACAGATTAAAACAGTTGGAAGAAATATCAAACCAGTTTAAAGGCGTTGACAAATCTTTTGCTATTCAAGCAGGTAGAGAGATTCGAGTAATGGTAGTTCCGGAACAAGTATCTGATGATGACATGGTACTTATGGCCAGGGAGATTGCAAAACAGATTGAATTTGAGTTGGAATATCCAGGCCAGATTAAGGTAAATGTGATCCGTGAGTCACGGGTTACAGATTATGCAAAATAATTCATTTCAGATCAGAGTGGAAAGTACAGCCCTTGTCGTGAGACAAGGGCTTTTCTTATGGTGCAGGAAGGTTTCTTGAGTTCCCCTATAACATAAACACACGCTTCCTGTGACGGTGTGCACTGGTTCCAAGATGAAGAGTGCCCCAAGCAGAGAATCATGCTGTGTCAGGATTCTTTCTTAATATGCAATAGGAAAAATGGCATATCCCCCCAGTCCCTGCCTGGTCATATGTGGGATAAAAACATATTGGTGAAAGAATGGATTTAAAAACTTGCAAAATGCTATAAATATGTAACGAAAAATCAGGATTAATCAGATGCAAGTGAAATAAATAAGAATTATATAAAAATAAAACTTGCATATTGAAAAGGGGTATATTATAATTATAACTCAGAGCATGGAGGAATCCCCGGGCAGGCCTGGGGCAGTATTATATAACCATGGAAAAGAGTTAGTATTGTATATGGAAGCAGGAGGAGAGAAGATGTCACTTACATTGTCAAAAAAAGCAGCAGGTGTAAAGCCTTCATCTACATTGGCTATCACGGCCAAAGCCAAAGCACTGAGGGCGGAGGGTGTTGATGTAGTCGGGTTTGGAGCAGGGGAGCCAGATTTTAATACCCCGGATAATATTAATGAGGCGGCTGTAAAAGCAATCAGAGAAGGATTTACCAAATATACGCCGGCGTCGGGGACAGAAGAATTAAAAAAGGCAGTCTGTGAGAAGTTTAAAACTTTTAACGGCATAGATTATAAAACCAACCAGATTGTGATCAGTAATGGAGGCAAGCACTCCTTGACAAATATTTTCGAGGCAATCCTCAATCCCGGGGATGAGGTCATCATTCCGGCGCCATACTGGCTGACCTACCCTGAGATCGTCAGGTTATCCGATGGAAAACCGGTATATGTCTATGGGGAAAAAGAGAATGGATATAAAGTGACTGCTGAACAGATACGCAGTGCAGTGACAGAAGATACGAAGGCCCTGATTCTTAATACGCCCAGTAATCCTACTGGCATGGTTTATACGGAAGAAGAATTAAAGGAGATCGGGGATATTGCAGTGGAGAAGGATTTCTATGTGGTATCCGATGAAATGTATGAGTATTTGATTTATGGTGAGAAAAAGCATGTCAGCATTGCCTCACTGGGAGAGGAAATTTACAGACGTACAATTACATGCAGCGGCGTGTCTAAAAGTTACTCCATGACCGGGTGGCGTATCGGATATACCGGTTCCAGTCCAGAGATTGCAAAACTTATGGGCAGCGTACAGAGCCATCAGACATCCAACCCCAACTCAATTGCCCAAAAAGCTGCCCTTGAGGCCCTGACAGGGGATCAGTCTGCAGTCACAGCCATGAAGGAGGAGTTTGACAAAAGACGGAAATATATATATGGCCGTATTTCTCAGATGCCTCTGTTAAGCCTGCTTGAGCCAGAAGGGGCCTTTTATGTTTTTGTAGATACTGCCCAGGTTCTGGAACAAGCTTATAAGGGAAGAAAAATTGAGACGGCAGCCAGGCTGGCTGAGATTTTGATTGAAGATTATAAGGTGGCGGTGATCCCCTGCGGGGATTTCGGATTTGACAATTTTATCCGTTTGTCCTATGCTATTTCCATAGAGGCTATTGAAAAGGGCCTGGACAGAATAGAAGAGTTTGTTTCATCCCTGTAATTTGGGGAGGTGTAAAAGGAGCGGAGCATGAGCGGACAAATTAAAAGAGTCAAAAGAGAATTAAAGTTCAAAGGCGAGATCATCGATTTTTACCAGGACACCATGGAAATTGACGGGGACCACACAGTGGTCTGGGATTTTATCAAACATAAAGGCGCGGCGGCCGTGGTGCCAGTTTGCGAAGATGGAAAAATATGGATGGTAAGGCAATATAGGAACGCCCTGGAACGGTATACCTTGGAGGTGCCGGCAGGCGCCCTCAATGAAGAGGAGGAGCCTGGGATCTTGTGTGCCGGACGTGAACTGGAGGAGGAAACTGGATTTAAGAGCGAAAATCTGGAATGGCTGATTACGCTAAGGACTACAGTGGCTTTCTGCAATGAGAAAATAGAGGTCTATGTTGCGAGAGATTTAATCCCATCCAGGCAGCATTTGGATGAAGATGAATTTATAGATTTGAAAGCGTACACAATAGACCAGCTGAAGGAGAAAATATTCTCAGGTGAGATCGAGGACGCAAAAACAGTCTCTGCCCTCCTGGCCTATGATATGAAGTACGGAAAAAAAGAATAAATAAAGAACCCTGGCATATAATGAAATATCTGAACAATAGGAGGAGTGGCTGTGAAGATACTTCATACAAGGAAGCAGCTTTTTGTTTTCTTTATGCCGGGGTTTTTGCTGGGTATATTATATGTCAATTTAATTATGAAGAAATACACTGCAGAACCAGGGATATTCAGTGATTATTTTTTAAAGCAGTATGAAGCGGCGGAAATTGTGGCTGAAGAATACATATGGTATCTGCTCAGGGTGCGGGCAGTGCCTTTTCTGGTTTTGCTGGGCCTTGCATTCACAAGGATAAGGAAAGTTTCATCCGTGGCCTTTCTTGTTTGGACGGGCTTTTCCAGCGGAATGCTTTTGTCAATGGCGGTGCTGGGAATGGGGATCAAAGGGAGTATCTTATGTGTGGTGGGAATTTTTCCCCAGTTCTTGCTGTATATACCCGCCTATATGGTTGTAATCTGGTACAGTTATACATATCCCCAGAACAGATGGAATACCCAGAAAAGTATATTTGTGGCCCTGACTATGCTGACAGGGCTTATCCTTGAAGTATATGTCAACCCGCTGCTTATGCAGGCTTTTCTGAGTACCCTGTAGCCAGGGAATGGCCTGGAAGCATATGGGCCGGCCAGATGTATTCTTTGACAGCTATACCCAAAGGGCACCCCTTCATGCATATCCTTTATACGGAGTCCATCCGTCCGAAGGATATGCATGAAGGGGTGCCCTTTGGGTATACTTTAATCATGTTTCCCTAAGCTTCTTAGGAGGACGCCCAGAGCCCAGAGGCTTACTGCCAGCTGGCTGATTAACATGCCCCAGAGGTAACCTTGTATTCCAAAAAGAGGGATTGCAAAGAAAACACCGGCAATCCTGATAAGTAGCCCAAAAGAATTGATAAGAAATGTATAGGTTGTTTTCCCCAGTCCATTTATGACGCTTAAAAGCGCAGAGTTTGTATATAGGAAAGGGCACATCCAGGCCAGGGTAAGTATAAACTTGCCGGCCATGGCGCTTCCAAATAAGGCTGTGCCCATCCAGGAGCCGAAAACAAGGAAGAAAAAGCAGCAGCCAAGGCCCAGGATAAAACAGGCTCCTGCCACTTTTTTGATAATATCTACCATTTCCCTCTGGTTATCCGTGGCTTGTATTTCTGCCACAGTGGGCATAAGCATAATAGAGATGGAGCTCGTTATAGCTGAGGGGAACAGAATGCAGGGGAGGGCCATTCCCGTCAGGACGCCATAAGTGCTCAGGGCCTCTGAAGTGCTTAACCTGAACATTTGAAGCCTGGCTGGGATGGAAATGGCCTCTATGCTCTGGAGCAGTGTGATGAGGACTCTGTTTGCCGTCAGCGGCAGAGAGAGGGGGAGCAGCTCACGAAGGCGGGGGAATATATCCTTGTATGTAAAATCCAGCCGGGCAAAATGACGGGTGTTTCCCGACAGTGTTTTGGCAGCATAAAGTGCGGAAGCCATTTCCCCGATTACCAGTCCTACAACAGCGATTGAAACAGGGGCGTCAGTACCCTTTTTCTGCAGGATTAAATAGAAGATATAGACAGAAAGGATCCTGGCGGCCTGGTCGGCAAGCTGGGAGACGGCAGGTATTTTTGTTTCCTTCATGCCATAGCAATATCCACAGATACAACTATGGACTGCTGAAAATGGAAGTGCATAGGACAGTGGTATAAGAAGGTTTTCACAGCGGGGGTCGCCTAACAATGTTCCGGCGATATAGGCTGCATTTTTTTGGAGGAACAGCATACAGGCACAGGAAAATATAAAAGATAGAAAGAGTCCTAAAAGAAGAATCTCCCGGGCCTCTTTCTTCCTGCCGAGAGAGATTTTCTGTGCCACTGTCCTGGAAATGGCTGTCTCAAGCCCGGCTGCTGTCAGTGCGAAGCACAGTGAATAAACGGGGAAGATAAGCTGATATAACCCAACTCCTTCCTCCCCAAAGGTCTGGCTTAAAAATACCCGGTAAAAAAAACCCATAAAGCGGCACAAAAATCCAGTGGCCGTCAATATGAAAGTACCTCGGATGATAGTTTGTTTTCTGGACACGTGTATGTATCTCCTAAAAAACATGTTTTTAAAACATATTCCAGTTTTTGGCTTGACAGAACCCAAACCGGGTGGTATTCTACAAAAGTAGAAATCCTAGTAATTTAATAGGGATTAAAATACTAGGGATTCATGTACAAAATTGGGAGTGAAGACTGTTTCAATGACAGGAAGGTGATAAATTGAAGTTATCTACAAAAGGCCGTTATGGCCTGCGCGCACTGATAGACCTGGCACAGCACAGTGAGCGGGAACCTGTTTCCATCACCAGTATCGCCGGAAGGCAGGATATCTCAGAGCGCTATCTGGAGCAGCTGATGTCCATGCTCAAAAAAGCAGGGTTGGTGAAAAGTATCCGGGGCGCATCTGGCGGATATGTGCTGGCCAGGGAGGCCGGCGATATTTCTGTGGGGGACGTGCTGCGCGCTTTAGAAGGGAGCCTGGAGCCGGTAGAGTGCTCTGGGTTAAATTCTGAGGAAGGATGTAAAGCTGCAGACAGCTGTGTGACAAAATATGTCTGGCAGCGGATCAGTGAGAGTATCAACCAGACAGTGGATGAGATCAAGTTAGAACAGCTGGTTAAGGAGAGCAGGCAGAAGAGCTGCGGGGAAGTTTTCAGCCAGAGAAACTGTAAGAATTAATATGGAAGATGCAGGAGGAAACACAAAAATGAATAAACTGATTTATTTAGATAATGCTGCAACAACAAAAACAGCGCCGGAGGTCGTGGAAGCGATGCTCCCGTATTTTACGGAACACTATGGGAACCCTTCCAGTGTATATGGGTTTGCTGCGGCAAATAAAGAAGTAGTGGCAGAGCAAAGAGAGGTGATTGCCAGTGCGCTGGGGGCCAAAGCAAATGAAATATATTTTACGGCAGGCGGCTCCGAGTCGGATAACTGGGCGTTGAAGGCGGCCGCTGAGGCATATGGGAATAAAGGGAAGCATATTATCACCACGAAGATTGAGCACCATGCCATTTTGCATACTTGTGAGTATCTGGAGCAAAATGGCTATGAGGTGACTTACCTGGATGTGGATGAGAATGGAATTGTAAAGCTGGAGGAATTAAAGAATGCTATCCGGCCTGATACGATACTTATCTCTGTCATGTTTGCCAACAATGAGATTGGCACAATACAGCCTATCCGCCAGATTGGCGAGATTGCCCATGAACATGGCATATTGTTCCACACAGACGCGGTACAGGCATTTTGCCAGGTGCCTATCCAGGTAGATGACTGTCATATCGACATGCTCAGCGCAAGCGCCCACAAATTAAACGGGCCAAAGGGGATTGGATTCCTCTATATCAGGAAAGGCGTCAAAATCCGTTCCTTCATCCATGGAGGGGCACAGGAGAGAAAGCGCCGTGCCGGCACTGAAAATGTCCCTGGCATTGTAGGGTTTGGCGCGGCTGTAAAGCGTGCGGCAGCCACTATGGAGGAACGTGCCGAGAAAGAAACAAAGCTGAGGGATTATCTCATAAAGAAGCTGGAGGAGGAGATACCATACTGCAGGCTGAACGGAGACCGGGCCAAACGGCTCCCCAATAATGTGAATTTCAGCTTTCAGTTTATAGAAGGGGAGTCCCTGCTGATTATGCTGGATATGAAAGGTATTTGTGCTTCCAGCGGGTCTGCATGTACATCTGGTTCCCTGGATCCATCCCATGTGCTGCTGGCCATCGGCCTGCCCCATGAGATCGCACATGGGTCCCTTAGGATGACTCTGGGTGAGGAGACTACCAAGGAAGATTTGGATTTCGTTGTGGACTCCCTCAGGGAAATTGTGGAAAATCTCAGAAAAATGTCACCATTGTATGAAGATTTTGTTAATAAACAGAGTAAATAACAGGAGGATAAATTCATGTATACAGAAAAAGTAATGGATCATTTTCAAAATCCGAGAAATGTGGGGGAAATAGAGGGCGCCAGCGGCGTAGGTACAGTCGGAAACGCCAAATGTGGAGATATAATGCGCATTTACCTTGATATAGATGATAATCAGATTATCCGGGATGTGAAGTTTAAGACTTTTGGCTGCGGGGCTGCCGTGGCCACCAGCAGTATGGCCACAGAGCTGGTCAAAGGGAAGTCTGTGCAGGACGCGATGCAGATAACAAATAAAGCTGTCATGGAGGCGCTTGACGGACTTCCGCCAGTAAAGGTCCACTGTTCATTGTTGGCGGAAGAGGCTATCCACGCAGCATTATGGGATTACGCCCAGAAACATGGCATAAAAATAGAAGGGTTGGAAAAGCCGAAATCAGATATCCATGAAGGTGAGGAAGAAGAGGAAGAGGAGTATTAATGGACAGAGTTGTAGTGGGGATGTCCGGCGGCGTAGATTCCTCTGTGGCTGCATACTTGTTAAAGGAGCAGGGGTATGATGTGATTGGGGTGACGATGCAGATCTGGCAGGATGAAGACCGGGCGCTCCAGGAGGAAAACGGAGGCTGCTGCGGCCTAAGCGCCGTCGATGATGCCAGGCGTACCGCGGCCATGCTGGGGATACCCTATTATGTAATGAACTTTAAGGAGGAGTTTAAGGAGCATGTCATTGACTACTTTGTGGAGGAATATATAGAGGGGAGGACGCCGAACCCGTGTATTGCCTGCAACAGGTATGTAAAATGGGAATCCCTTCTCCACAGAAGCCTTTCAATTGGGGCGGAGTACATTGCCACAGGCCATTACGCAAGGGTGGAGCAGCTGGCAAACGGCCGCTATACACTGAGACGTTCGGCGGTTCTTGATAAGGACCAGACGTATGCGCTGTACAGCCTGACCCAGGAACAGCTTCGGCGCACGCTGATGCCAGTGGGGGAATATTCTAAGGATGAGATCAGGAAGCTGGCAGGGAAGATCGGCCTCCATGTGGCGGACAAGCCGGACAGCCAGGATATATGTTTTGTTCCAGACGGCGATTATGCTTCCTATATCAGGGAGAATACGAAAAACCAGATACGGGAAGGGAACTTTGTGTCAAGCGATGGCAGGGTATTGGGAACCCATAAAGGAATCATCCACTATACAGTGGGGCAGAGGAAGGGACTGGGACTTGCCTTGGGATATCCTGCATTCGTGCTTCAGATCCGGCCGGAGACTAACGAGGTAGTAGTCGGGACAAAGGAAGAATCTATGGTTTCTTCTTTTAAAGTGAACCAGCTGAATTTTATGTCTGTGGAGGGCATAACTAAGCC of the Luxibacter massiliensis genome contains:
- a CDS encoding RrF2 family transcriptional regulator — its product is MKLSTKGRYGLRALIDLAQHSEREPVSITSIAGRQDISERYLEQLMSMLKKAGLVKSIRGASGGYVLAREAGDISVGDVLRALEGSLEPVECSGLNSEEGCKAADSCVTKYVWQRISESINQTVDEIKLEQLVKESRQKSCGEVFSQRNCKN
- a CDS encoding regulatory protein RecX produces the protein MIVTKLEAAAKTKYKVFLDHQFAFVLYKGELARYGICEGAEIEEGQAQEILSTVIQKRARLRAMHLLEAMDRTEEGLREKLRQGLYPAEAVEGAIEYVKSFGYIDDYRYAVNFIEGRKSSKSRREIYAKLCGRGVPSETIERAFKECMGEGQEAEAIREIVRKKRMDLSKSTEEELRKFMGYLSRKGFHYDDIRQVIQIHNENA
- a CDS encoding pyridoxal phosphate-dependent aminotransferase, whose amino-acid sequence is MSLTLSKKAAGVKPSSTLAITAKAKALRAEGVDVVGFGAGEPDFNTPDNINEAAVKAIREGFTKYTPASGTEELKKAVCEKFKTFNGIDYKTNQIVISNGGKHSLTNIFEAILNPGDEVIIPAPYWLTYPEIVRLSDGKPVYVYGEKENGYKVTAEQIRSAVTEDTKALILNTPSNPTGMVYTEEELKEIGDIAVEKDFYVVSDEMYEYLIYGEKKHVSIASLGEEIYRRTITCSGVSKSYSMTGWRIGYTGSSPEIAKLMGSVQSHQTSNPNSIAQKAALEALTGDQSAVTAMKEEFDKRRKYIYGRISQMPLLSLLEPEGAFYVFVDTAQVLEQAYKGRKIETAARLAEILIEDYKVAVIPCGDFGFDNFIRLSYAISIEAIEKGLDRIEEFVSSL
- a CDS encoding NUDIX hydrolase, giving the protein MSGQIKRVKRELKFKGEIIDFYQDTMEIDGDHTVVWDFIKHKGAAAVVPVCEDGKIWMVRQYRNALERYTLEVPAGALNEEEEPGILCAGRELEEETGFKSENLEWLITLRTTVAFCNEKIEVYVARDLIPSRQHLDEDEFIDLKAYTIDQLKEKIFSGEIEDAKTVSALLAYDMKYGKKE
- a CDS encoding stage II sporulation protein M, giving the protein MKILHTRKQLFVFFMPGFLLGILYVNLIMKKYTAEPGIFSDYFLKQYEAAEIVAEEYIWYLLRVRAVPFLVLLGLAFTRIRKVSSVAFLVWTGFSSGMLLSMAVLGMGIKGSILCVVGIFPQFLLYIPAYMVVIWYSYTYPQNRWNTQKSIFVALTMLTGLILEVYVNPLLMQAFLSTL
- the nifU gene encoding Fe-S cluster assembly scaffold protein NifU, with amino-acid sequence MYTEKVMDHFQNPRNVGEIEGASGVGTVGNAKCGDIMRIYLDIDDNQIIRDVKFKTFGCGAAVATSSMATELVKGKSVQDAMQITNKAVMEALDGLPPVKVHCSLLAEEAIHAALWDYAQKHGIKIEGLEKPKSDIHEGEEEEEEEY
- the recA gene encoding recombinase RecA, giving the protein MANGNEEKKKALDAAIAKLEKDFGKGTVMKLGESGAHVSVETVPTGCLSLDLALGLGGVPKGRVIEVYGPESSGKTTVALHMIAEVQKRGGIAGFVDAEHALDPVYAKNIGVDIDELYISQPDSGDQALEIAETMVRSGAIDIIVIDSVAALVPRQEIEGDMGDSHVGLQARLMSQALRKLTPVISKSNCIVIFINQLREKVGVMFGNPETTTGGRALKFYASVRMDVRRIETLKQSGEMVGNRTRIKVVKNKIAPPFKEAEFDIMFGKGISKEGDILDLAAGLDIVKKSGAWYAYEGNKIGQGRENAKAYLIEHPELTEELDRKVRAHYQPDDSQGEAAEDLRLTPKEKKGAEPKDAKAGKKSEEEA
- the nifS gene encoding cysteine desulfurase NifS, with product MNKLIYLDNAATTKTAPEVVEAMLPYFTEHYGNPSSVYGFAAANKEVVAEQREVIASALGAKANEIYFTAGGSESDNWALKAAAEAYGNKGKHIITTKIEHHAILHTCEYLEQNGYEVTYLDVDENGIVKLEELKNAIRPDTILISVMFANNEIGTIQPIRQIGEIAHEHGILFHTDAVQAFCQVPIQVDDCHIDMLSASAHKLNGPKGIGFLYIRKGVKIRSFIHGGAQERKRRAGTENVPGIVGFGAAVKRAAATMEERAEKETKLRDYLIKKLEEEIPYCRLNGDRAKRLPNNVNFSFQFIEGESLLIMLDMKGICASSGSACTSGSLDPSHVLLAIGLPHEIAHGSLRMTLGEETTKEDLDFVVDSLREIVENLRKMSPLYEDFVNKQSK
- a CDS encoding polysaccharide biosynthesis protein; this encodes MSRKQTIIRGTFILTATGFLCRFMGFFYRVFLSQTFGEEGVGLYQLIFPVYSLCFALTAAGLETAISRTVAQKISLGRKKEAREILLLGLFLSFIFSCACMLFLQKNAAYIAGTLLGDPRCENLLIPLSYALPFSAVHSCICGYCYGMKETKIPAVSQLADQAARILSVYIFYLILQKKGTDAPVSIAVVGLVIGEMASALYAAKTLSGNTRHFARLDFTYKDIFPRLRELLPLSLPLTANRVLITLLQSIEAISIPARLQMFRLSTSEALSTYGVLTGMALPCILFPSAITSSISIMLMPTVAEIQATDNQREMVDIIKKVAGACFILGLGCCFFFLVFGSWMGTALFGSAMAGKFILTLAWMCPFLYTNSALLSVINGLGKTTYTFLINSFGLLIRIAGVFFAIPLFGIQGYLWGMLISQLAVSLWALGVLLRSLGKHD
- the mnmA gene encoding tRNA 2-thiouridine(34) synthase MnmA gives rise to the protein MDRVVVGMSGGVDSSVAAYLLKEQGYDVIGVTMQIWQDEDRALQEENGGCCGLSAVDDARRTAAMLGIPYYVMNFKEEFKEHVIDYFVEEYIEGRTPNPCIACNRYVKWESLLHRSLSIGAEYIATGHYARVEQLANGRYTLRRSAVLDKDQTYALYSLTQEQLRRTLMPVGEYSKDEIRKLAGKIGLHVADKPDSQDICFVPDGDYASYIRENTKNQIREGNFVSSDGRVLGTHKGIIHYTVGQRKGLGLALGYPAFVLQIRPETNEVVVGTKEESMVSSFKVNQLNFMSVEGITKPLRVFVKIRYNHRGTWCTIEKTGTDEIFCTFEEPQRAVTPGQAAVFYDGEYVLGGGTIL
- the rny gene encoding ribonuclease Y, translated to MISIVIAVALALIVGVITRLLTISSLKNNAESKIGNAEAKAREIIDDAVKTAETTKKEALLEVKEESIRTKNDLEKETKERRNELQRYEKRVLAKEEAVDKRSEAIEQREVKFTAKEEQLKQREAKVDELSQKRVQELERISGLTSEQAKEYLLKTVEDDVKHDTAKMVRELETQAKEEADKKAKEYVVNAIQRCAADHVAETTISVVQLPSDEMKGRIIGREGRNIRTLETLTGVELIIDDTPEAVVLSGFDPIRREVARIALERLIVDGRIHPARIEEMVEKAQKEVDVMIREEGEAAALEVGVPGIHPELIRLLGRMRFRTSYGQNALKHSIEVAQLSGLLAGEIGLDVRMAKRAGLLHDVGKSIDHDVEGSHIQIGSDLCRKYKESATVINAVESHHGDVEPQTLIACVVQAADTISAARPGARRETIETYTNRLKQLEEISNQFKGVDKSFAIQAGREIRVMVVPEQVSDDDMVLMAREIAKQIEFELEYPGQIKVNVIRESRVTDYAK